From one Peptoniphilaceae bacterium AMB_02 genomic stretch:
- a CDS encoding dipeptide ABC transporter ATP-binding protein, with protein MTDTLIKVENLKKYFPIYGGFFKKHVGDVKAVDGVSFEIKRGETLGLVGESGCGKSTVGRTLIRLYEKTGGDVIIDGVNIHNLSRTELRKFRPNIQMIFQDPYSSLNPRMTVGQIVGEALKEHGIVTDPKEIRKRVIETLQECGLASYHIDRYPHEFSGGQRQRIGLARCLILNPSFIIADEPISALDVSIQAQIINLMVELQKERNFTYLFISHDLSVVEHISDRVAVMYLGDIVELAGRDDLYQTPLHPYTQALLSAAPVPDPDAELNRIILKGDIPSPANPPSGCKFHTRCPVAMEICKTVKPEFKEYDKEHFVSCHYVDKNYKEK; from the coding sequence ATGACTGATACTTTAATAAAAGTTGAAAATCTTAAAAAGTACTTTCCAATCTATGGCGGATTCTTCAAAAAACATGTAGGAGATGTAAAAGCTGTAGACGGAGTATCTTTTGAAATAAAAAGAGGGGAAACACTGGGTCTAGTAGGAGAGTCAGGATGTGGAAAATCAACCGTTGGACGTACTTTGATAAGATTATATGAAAAGACTGGCGGAGATGTTATAATCGATGGGGTAAATATCCATAATTTATCCAGAACCGAACTTAGAAAATTTAGACCTAATATACAAATGATTTTCCAAGATCCATACAGTTCCTTAAACCCAAGGATGACTGTTGGACAGATTGTTGGAGAAGCGTTAAAAGAACACGGAATCGTAACTGATCCTAAAGAGATTAGAAAAAGAGTTATCGAGACTCTACAAGAATGTGGATTGGCATCATATCATATAGACAGATATCCTCATGAGTTCTCAGGCGGTCAAAGACAGCGTATAGGACTTGCGAGATGCTTGATTTTAAATCCTAGTTTTATAATAGCGGATGAACCGATATCTGCGCTAGATGTTTCTATTCAAGCTCAGATAATAAATCTAATGGTTGAACTACAAAAGGAAAGAAACTTTACTTATCTTTTCATTTCTCACGATTTATCAGTAGTTGAACATATTTCAGATAGAGTGGCTGTAATGTACTTGGGTGACATAGTTGAACTAGCAGGTAGAGATGACTTATATCAAACACCACTACACCCTTATACACAAGCATTATTATCTGCAGCTCCAGTGCCTGATCCTGATGCAGAACTAAATAGAATTATCCTAAAAGGTGATATTCCATCACCTGCTAACCCACCATCAGGTTGTAAATTCCATACCAGATGCCCTGTTGCAATGGAAATCTGTAAAACAGTAAAACCGGAATTTAAAGAATATGACAAAGAACACTTTGTAAGTTGTCATTATGTAGATAAGAATTATAAGGAGAAATAG
- a CDS encoding FtsW/RodA/SpoVE family cell cycle protein yields MSRIKSPGSAIELRSKNKTNVINIKSLRKLIFIFQVLALITVLFLHPEVSYTNRIIFAVVLVGGVYAANFFNPRITNGDNYILLIALLLFSIGSIMIYRLEPTLAVKQVIWLGAGLAGFFATYFILKFLKGWEKRGLLYFIVILGLFVITLVFGSVRGGAQNWIVIGGENGFMIQPTEFIKIVLVFLVAYNYANYNKVSEITIKNYKVGSYLLMAAVYIFIGMLFLQAELGTALIFYALLFINQFIYEENKKQIIINLVLAIVGAVVAYILFDHIKVRVNTWLDPWKDIDNTGYQITQSLFAIGSGGFFGAGIGMGKPDLIPRAYTDFIFSAICEEMGIFAGIGVIMLFLILVYRGFKIALSQENKFYSIVALGISINFAIQAFIIFGGVMKLIPLTGITVPFVTYGGSSILASFIALGVLQYTSENIVSLEVPDAKRE; encoded by the coding sequence ATGAGTAGAATAAAAAGTCCTGGCTCGGCAATTGAGCTGAGATCAAAGAATAAAACAAATGTAATTAATATAAAATCTCTAAGAAAGCTAATCTTTATTTTTCAGGTTTTAGCATTAATTACCGTACTCTTCTTACATCCTGAGGTCAGCTATACTAATAGAATTATATTTGCCGTTGTTTTAGTTGGGGGAGTATATGCAGCCAATTTCTTTAATCCTAGAATAACCAATGGAGACAATTATATTCTATTGATAGCTCTACTCTTGTTTTCAATAGGATCTATAATGATTTATAGATTAGAGCCGACATTAGCTGTGAAACAGGTTATCTGGTTAGGTGCCGGTCTTGCAGGATTTTTTGCCACATACTTTATTTTGAAATTTTTAAAGGGTTGGGAAAAGAGAGGTCTATTATATTTTATTGTCATACTTGGATTATTCGTGATAACACTTGTTTTTGGTTCAGTTAGAGGTGGAGCTCAAAACTGGATAGTAATCGGTGGTGAAAATGGATTTATGATACAGCCTACTGAGTTTATCAAGATTGTACTTGTATTCTTGGTTGCTTATAATTACGCAAATTATAATAAAGTTTCGGAAATTACTATAAAAAATTACAAGGTTGGCAGTTATCTGTTAATGGCTGCAGTTTATATCTTTATAGGTATGTTATTCCTACAAGCGGAACTTGGAACTGCACTTATTTTTTATGCCCTACTATTCATTAATCAATTTATTTATGAAGAGAATAAAAAACAAATAATAATAAATCTTGTGCTTGCGATAGTTGGGGCTGTAGTTGCATATATACTTTTTGACCATATCAAGGTAAGAGTAAACACCTGGCTGGATCCATGGAAAGATATAGATAATACCGGCTATCAGATAACTCAATCATTATTTGCTATTGGCAGTGGAGGTTTTTTTGGAGCAGGCATAGGAATGGGGAAACCCGACTTAATACCTAGAGCTTACACTGATTTTATTTTTTCTGCAATTTGTGAGGAAATGGGAATATTTGCCGGTATTGGAGTTATAATGCTATTCTTAATCCTAGTATACAGAGGATTTAAAATTGCACTATCTCAGGAGAATAAGTTCTACTCCATAGTTGCACTTGGTATTTCGATAAACTTTGCAATACAAGCGTTCATAATATTTGGCGGGGTAATGAAATTAATTCCTCTAACGGGTATAACTGTGCCTTTTGTAACTTATGGCGGAAGTTCAATTTTAGCAAGTTTTATAGCATTAGGCGTTTTACAGTACACTTCTGAAAATATAGTGAGTCTGGAGGTGCCAGATGCAAAAAGAGAATAA
- a CDS encoding ABC transporter permease, with amino-acid sequence MLQYIGRRLIQTIPMLIGISLILFIVFSLMPSDFIDLQYANVKISAERLAEIKEKHGLNDPTHIRYFRWVSNMLKGDFGESSQFKKPVTTVIGDYIWNSFLLAVVAQILAILIAVPIGIYSAVKQYSIFDMLFTVFALIGISIPAFFFGLVLQKIFAVDLGLLPLIGMRTAGSKLTGFADALDVMRHMVLPVVVLTLISVGGLMRYTRTAMLEVIRQDYIRTARAKGLSENVVIYKHAFRNAMIPLITLLGFMLPGLFAGAILTESIFGWPGIGRVALQSINQRDYFFLMAFNVLMSVLTLAGNLLADLLYAAADPRIRLQ; translated from the coding sequence ATGCTTCAATACATAGGAAGAAGATTAATACAAACTATACCTATGCTAATAGGTATTAGTTTAATACTATTTATAGTATTCTCTTTAATGCCTTCAGATTTTATTGATTTACAATATGCCAATGTAAAAATATCAGCTGAAAGGCTAGCAGAGATTAAAGAAAAACATGGTTTGAATGATCCAACTCATATCAGATACTTCAGATGGGTGTCTAATATGTTAAAAGGAGATTTTGGAGAATCTTCTCAATTTAAAAAACCGGTAACTACAGTAATTGGAGATTATATATGGAATTCATTTTTACTAGCTGTAGTTGCTCAAATTTTAGCAATCTTAATAGCCGTCCCCATTGGGATTTATTCTGCCGTTAAACAATATTCTATATTTGATATGTTATTTACGGTTTTTGCACTTATAGGAATTTCAATACCCGCATTCTTCTTCGGCCTTGTTTTGCAGAAGATTTTTGCGGTGGATTTAGGTCTATTACCACTGATTGGAATGAGAACAGCAGGTTCAAAACTTACAGGATTTGCTGATGCGCTTGATGTAATGAGGCATATGGTATTACCTGTAGTCGTACTAACTCTGATCAGTGTTGGAGGTCTAATGCGTTATACCAGAACTGCAATGCTTGAAGTAATAAGACAAGACTATATACGTACAGCTAGAGCAAAAGGTCTTTCTGAAAACGTTGTTATCTACAAACATGCATTTAGAAACGCTATGATTCCACTAATAACTCTTTTAGGATTTATGCTGCCGGGACTTTTTGCCGGTGCCATACTGACAGAAAGTATCTTTGGTTGGCCGGGGATTGGTAGAGTCGCTCTTCAATCAATTAACCAAAGAGACTACTTTTTCCTTATGGCATTTAATGTCTTGATGTCAGTGTTAACCTTGGCAGGAAACCTGTTAGCAGACTTACTTTATGCTGCAGCCGATCCTAGAATTAGATTGCAATAA
- a CDS encoding PspC domain-containing protein, whose product MKVLRRSNSNVKIFGVCGGIGEFFNIDPTIIRLVWVLMSFSGFPVIIYFIAAMIIPKNPHFGKYNIHNERSKWYDDEI is encoded by the coding sequence GTGAAAGTACTTAGAAGATCCAATAGTAATGTTAAAATATTTGGTGTTTGTGGAGGTATTGGTGAATTTTTCAATATCGATCCAACAATAATTCGGCTTGTGTGGGTACTTATGAGTTTTAGTGGGTTTCCTGTAATTATATATTTTATTGCTGCCATGATAATACCCAAGAACCCACATTTCGGAAAATACAATATTCACAATGAAAGAAGTAAATGGTATGATGATGAGATATAA
- a CDS encoding ABC transporter substrate-binding protein encodes MKRRWIMLLALVLVFTMVFAACGPKQEAPTEDKKTEETEKPAEDAKKEEPKEDEKKEDEKEPAEEPKKDGDYWTKATQPDLNPQLATGRGKETLVVGSAQFNGVFNPFFRDTSYDQNIIDQIFDTTLKNDPEGNIIDNVCKLDIVSATEYKLTILHDVKFSDGKPVTGDDIKFAYLLAGHPDFDGIANFDDAKIVGYAAYQKGEAEDIEGIVVSEDKKEVTITLEEGNVLFKFDTSVPIYPSHYYAPDGKIDIAYIRSLNEAPMGSGPYKFVSYTAGQEVVLEANEDYWQGKPQIPNIIFKIISSSAELSSVLTGDVDIMEINATTDNRMEAEKAGFLDLCVYPTNGYGYVGMNQKANPILADKTVRQAIAHSINRKGVTEAVYGEFGNEINIVQSRVSPYFTDEGVNKYEFDLAKATELFKEAGWEKNANGILEKDGQPLKINFLGMEDNPVQQILVPEMIKDFKEVGIDFSVEYVDWATLSNRVTEQEAEMWFMAWGLSINPDNANIYGTDRDQNRLAYSNPALDALYKEAYKETDEAKEKSIWGEIYRTINEDAPAIPIYQRSDMIAANTRVQNLVASPYYRVYWDLWKATIE; translated from the coding sequence ATGAAACGAAGATGGATAATGCTTCTAGCATTAGTACTAGTTTTCACGATGGTATTTGCAGCTTGTGGACCTAAACAGGAAGCGCCAACTGAAGACAAGAAGACTGAAGAAACAGAAAAACCGGCTGAAGACGCTAAAAAAGAAGAGCCTAAAGAAGATGAGAAAAAGGAAGATGAGAAAGAGCCGGCTGAAGAACCTAAAAAAGATGGTGACTACTGGACAAAAGCAACTCAACCTGACCTTAATCCACAATTAGCTACAGGTAGAGGTAAAGAAACTCTAGTAGTTGGCTCTGCACAGTTTAATGGAGTTTTCAACCCATTTTTCAGAGATACTTCATATGACCAAAACATTATAGATCAAATTTTTGATACAACACTCAAAAACGATCCTGAAGGAAACATAATCGATAATGTTTGTAAACTTGATATAGTATCAGCTACAGAGTACAAACTTACTATTTTACATGATGTAAAATTCTCTGATGGAAAACCTGTTACAGGTGACGATATTAAATTCGCATACCTATTAGCGGGACATCCAGATTTTGATGGAATTGCTAACTTTGACGATGCTAAAATCGTTGGATATGCAGCATACCAAAAAGGTGAAGCTGAAGATATCGAAGGTATCGTAGTTTCTGAAGATAAAAAAGAAGTAACTATTACTCTAGAAGAAGGTAATGTACTGTTCAAATTTGATACATCAGTTCCAATTTATCCTTCACACTACTACGCACCGGACGGAAAAATTGACATAGCTTATATTAGAAGCTTAAATGAAGCACCAATGGGATCTGGCCCGTACAAATTTGTATCTTATACAGCAGGTCAAGAAGTAGTTCTTGAAGCTAACGAAGATTACTGGCAAGGAAAACCTCAAATTCCTAATATAATATTCAAAATAATTTCTTCATCAGCAGAACTTTCATCAGTTCTTACAGGTGATGTTGATATTATGGAAATAAATGCTACAACTGACAATAGAATGGAAGCTGAAAAAGCTGGATTCTTAGATCTATGTGTTTACCCAACAAATGGATACGGATACGTAGGAATGAACCAAAAAGCTAATCCAATTTTAGCTGACAAAACTGTTCGTCAAGCGATAGCACACTCAATTAACAGAAAAGGCGTTACTGAAGCTGTTTATGGTGAATTCGGAAATGAAATTAATATAGTTCAGTCAAGAGTTTCTCCATACTTTACAGATGAAGGCGTTAATAAATACGAATTTGATTTAGCAAAGGCTACTGAATTATTCAAAGAAGCTGGTTGGGAAAAGAATGCTAACGGAATCTTAGAAAAAGATGGTCAACCTCTAAAAATCAACTTCTTAGGAATGGAAGACAACCCAGTACAACAAATACTTGTACCTGAAATGATTAAAGACTTCAAAGAAGTTGGAATCGACTTTAGCGTTGAGTACGTAGACTGGGCAACTCTATCAAATAGAGTTACAGAACAAGAAGCTGAAATGTGGTTCATGGCATGGGGACTTTCAATTAACCCTGACAATGCTAATATCTATGGAACAGACAGAGACCAAAATAGATTAGCATACTCAAACCCAGCATTAGATGCTCTTTATAAAGAAGCATATAAAGAGACTGATGAAGCTAAAGAAAAATCAATTTGGGGCGAAATCTATAGAACAATCAACGAAGATGCTCCTGCAATTCCAATCTATCAAAGATCTGATATGATAGCTGCTAATACAAGAGTTCAAAATCTTGTAGCATCTCCATATTATAGAGTTTATTGGGATCTATGGAAAGCAACAATCGAGTAA
- the sdaAB gene encoding L-serine ammonia-lyase, iron-sulfur-dependent subunit beta — protein MKKYDIFDIMGPIMIGPSSSHTAGAARIGKMAKTIYGKEIKKVTFYLHGSFQTTYQGHGSDRALVGGVLGYDPDDERLVGSLEDAKEKGIDYMFKTIDLGYVHPNTIKVLFEDPETGEEFYITGSSIGGGKIEIIDINSINVRFTGEYPTIVAEYKDKFGMIAAISLVLTRNNISIASLRVTRDEKIAQMVMELDQTFNDDVIESIKSFPEITRIIGIKPL, from the coding sequence TTGAAAAAATATGATATTTTTGACATAATGGGCCCTATTATGATAGGTCCTTCTAGTTCTCATACTGCCGGTGCTGCCAGAATCGGTAAGATGGCCAAAACCATATATGGTAAAGAAATAAAAAAGGTTACATTTTATCTACATGGCAGTTTCCAAACTACTTATCAAGGTCATGGAAGCGATAGAGCACTGGTCGGTGGCGTCTTAGGCTACGATCCAGATGATGAGAGACTCGTTGGATCTTTAGAAGATGCTAAAGAAAAAGGTATAGACTATATGTTCAAAACTATTGACCTAGGATATGTACACCCTAATACTATAAAAGTATTGTTTGAAGATCCTGAAACAGGTGAAGAGTTTTATATAACCGGTTCATCGATTGGTGGCGGTAAAATTGAGATTATTGATATAAACAGTATTAATGTAAGATTTACCGGAGAATACCCTACAATTGTTGCAGAATATAAAGATAAATTTGGCATGATAGCTGCGATTTCATTAGTGCTTACCAGAAATAATATTTCAATTGCCAGCTTAAGAGTTACAAGAGATGAAAAAATTGCTCAGATGGTCATGGAATTAGATCAAACTTTCAACGATGATGTTATTGAATCTATAAAATCATTCCCTGAAATAACAAGAATTATCGGTATTAAGCCATTATAA
- a CDS encoding ABC transporter ATP-binding protein, with product MTENKNIVAYSGRPATEDTLVQFNNLHTFFYTEGGTVKAVNGVSYNIKEGETVGVVGESGCGKSVTAMSLMGLIPYPQGQVVEGNIYFDGKDVTKFTTDEFRNLRGNDVAMIFQEPMTSLNPVFKVGAQIMEAIMLHQNLDKTAARQKAIEMIELVGIPRANEIVDAYPHELSGGMRQRIMIAMALSCNPRLLIADEPTTALDVTIQAQILDLMRDIKKKLGTSIMLITHDLGVVAEMADFVVVMYAGKIIEQGDVRSVFKNPKHPYTVGLLNSKPVVNQRKDVLYSIPGQVPNPIGMPDNCYFHERCSECMEVCTQKIPKLKQVGDNHYVACFLYGEESEND from the coding sequence ATGACTGAAAATAAGAATATTGTAGCTTACAGTGGCAGACCTGCTACTGAAGATACATTAGTACAATTCAATAATCTCCATACATTTTTCTATACTGAAGGTGGAACTGTAAAAGCGGTTAATGGAGTATCATATAATATTAAAGAAGGCGAAACAGTCGGAGTAGTAGGAGAGTCAGGATGTGGCAAGTCGGTTACTGCGATGTCGTTGATGGGATTAATTCCATATCCACAAGGACAGGTAGTAGAAGGTAATATATACTTTGATGGTAAAGATGTTACTAAATTCACTACAGATGAGTTTAGAAATCTTCGAGGTAATGATGTTGCTATGATTTTCCAAGAGCCGATGACTTCATTAAATCCCGTATTTAAAGTTGGTGCTCAAATTATGGAAGCAATCATGCTTCACCAAAATTTGGATAAAACAGCAGCAAGACAAAAAGCTATTGAAATGATAGAGCTGGTAGGAATACCAAGAGCAAATGAAATTGTTGATGCATATCCTCACGAATTATCTGGAGGAATGAGACAAAGAATTATGATTGCTATGGCACTTTCCTGTAATCCTAGACTTTTAATTGCCGATGAACCGACAACTGCACTAGATGTTACAATTCAAGCACAGATTCTTGACCTTATGAGAGATATTAAGAAAAAGCTTGGTACTTCAATAATGCTAATAACTCATGACCTTGGTGTTGTAGCTGAGATGGCGGATTTTGTGGTAGTAATGTATGCAGGTAAAATTATAGAACAAGGTGATGTTAGAAGCGTATTTAAGAATCCTAAACATCCTTATACAGTTGGATTGCTCAATTCCAAACCTGTTGTAAATCAAAGAAAAGATGTTCTATACTCCATTCCGGGTCAAGTACCTAACCCAATAGGAATGCCTGATAATTGTTATTTCCATGAAAGATGTTCAGAATGTATGGAAGTATGTACACAAAAGATACCTAAACTTAAACAGGTAGGAGATAATCACTATGTAGCATGTTTCTTATATGGGGAGGAATCTGAGAATGACTGA
- the opp4C gene encoding oligopeptide ABC transporter permease has protein sequence MTDITNRDKREQKQIIESPWRMAFRRLRKNKLAMFGGLILVALILAVIIGPMFMDYTVEYTSLVDRYKAPSAEHRLGTDENGRDILYRLLVGGRTSMMVGIVVILIQVFLGTLIGGVSGFYGGWVDSILMRFVDIVMSIPTFPLLIVLGALMSDLKVDPGKRIYVVMFIIGIISWPGLSRLIRGQILSFKEQEFILATEALGIKDSNKILRHLIPNVVPTIIVNATLGLGGAIMLESALSFIGLGVAPPYPTWGNMIQAANQYINMSQRPWLWIPPGVCIFLTVMAINLFGDGLRDALDPKLKR, from the coding sequence ATGACAGATATAACAAATAGAGATAAAAGAGAACAGAAACAAATAATCGAATCTCCTTGGCGTATGGCCTTTAGGAGACTTAGAAAAAATAAGCTGGCTATGTTCGGGGGACTAATTTTAGTGGCCTTAATTTTGGCTGTTATCATAGGACCAATGTTCATGGATTATACTGTAGAATACACAAGCTTGGTAGATAGATACAAAGCACCATCTGCGGAGCATAGGCTTGGTACCGATGAAAATGGTAGAGATATTCTATACAGATTATTAGTCGGTGGAAGAACTTCTATGATGGTTGGGATTGTAGTTATACTTATCCAGGTATTCCTTGGAACTTTAATCGGTGGTGTTTCAGGATTCTATGGTGGATGGGTAGATTCAATTCTAATGAGATTTGTTGATATTGTAATGTCCATTCCGACATTCCCACTATTGATTGTATTAGGGGCTCTTATGAGCGACTTGAAAGTCGACCCTGGTAAGAGAATCTATGTCGTAATGTTTATAATAGGTATAATTTCTTGGCCGGGTCTATCAAGACTTATAAGAGGTCAAATCTTATCATTTAAAGAACAAGAATTCATTTTGGCTACAGAAGCTTTAGGAATTAAAGACAGTAATAAGATTTTAAGACACTTAATACCAAATGTCGTCCCTACAATTATTGTAAATGCTACGCTTGGACTTGGTGGAGCTATAATGCTAGAATCTGCACTTTCATTTATAGGACTTGGAGTTGCACCGCCGTATCCAACTTGGGGAAATATGATACAAGCAGCTAACCAGTATATAAATATGTCTCAAAGACCTTGGCTATGGATACCGCCCGGAGTATGTATTTTCTTAACGGTAATGGCTATTAACCTATTCGGAGACGGTTTAAGAGACGCTTTGGATCCAAAGTTAAAAAGGTAG
- a CDS encoding penicillin-binding transpeptidase domain-containing protein gives MQKENKRIIIILYAMVAMFIFMVLYLAYFQIVKSEKIVNNPYNSRLWVDETKYKRGKITDRNGIVIAESINQENGEQKRNYPFASLFCHVLGYTSKDYGKTGLEQSFNSELLNMTRTTPIDDIKNLVIENTIGNDLRTTLDVELQSHASSLLEGHKGSIIVMNPKTGEIYAMFANPTFNPNTISEDWESLINNSNSPLLNRSTQGLYTPGSVIKIITATAIMESTDTIDLNYNDQGKTEIEGYTINNFEHQAHGDINMMWALVHSSNTYFVDKAIEVGSLKMSDIFERFMFNRKIGFDLPVEVSKSPFKDGMSKTDLAAAAYGQGTTLVTPLNMAMSVSAIANDGKMVRPILVNRIIKKDGELVRDVNTNVLSEVTTPEIANTLKEYMKTVVENYHTAQIPGLESGGKTGTAETASGLTHAWYVGFAPVEDPKFAVAVVLEEDGTLGGTTAAPIGASMLQKAYEIIK, from the coding sequence ATGCAAAAAGAGAATAAAAGAATTATCATAATTCTTTATGCTATGGTAGCTATGTTCATTTTTATGGTGCTTTATTTGGCATACTTCCAAATTGTAAAATCAGAAAAAATAGTCAATAATCCTTACAACTCAAGATTATGGGTAGATGAAACCAAGTATAAGAGGGGTAAGATAACCGATAGAAATGGAATTGTCATCGCTGAGTCCATAAATCAAGAAAATGGTGAACAGAAGAGAAATTATCCTTTTGCGAGTTTATTCTGTCATGTTCTTGGTTATACATCAAAAGACTATGGCAAGACCGGTTTGGAACAATCATTTAATTCAGAACTGTTAAATATGACTAGGACTACGCCGATAGATGATATTAAAAACTTGGTGATTGAAAATACAATAGGTAATGACTTAAGAACTACCTTGGATGTAGAACTACAATCACATGCTAGTTCGCTACTGGAAGGTCATAAAGGATCCATTATAGTAATGAATCCGAAAACTGGTGAAATTTATGCGATGTTTGCCAACCCGACCTTTAATCCAAACACCATATCTGAAGATTGGGAGTCGCTGATAAACAATTCAAATTCACCATTATTAAACAGATCTACTCAAGGTCTTTATACGCCCGGTTCAGTAATTAAAATTATTACTGCTACAGCGATTATGGAATCCACTGATACTATTGATTTAAACTACAACGATCAAGGCAAAACTGAAATAGAGGGATATACTATCAATAATTTTGAACATCAAGCTCATGGAGACATAAATATGATGTGGGCTTTGGTTCATAGCTCCAATACCTATTTCGTAGATAAGGCTATAGAAGTTGGATCACTGAAGATGTCCGATATCTTTGAAAGATTTATGTTCAATAGAAAGATTGGTTTTGACCTGCCTGTGGAAGTATCCAAATCACCGTTCAAAGACGGAATGAGTAAAACGGATTTGGCTGCAGCTGCATATGGACAGGGAACTACGCTTGTTACTCCATTAAATATGGCTATGTCAGTATCTGCTATAGCTAATGATGGTAAAATGGTTAGGCCTATACTAGTCAACAGGATAATCAAAAAGGACGGGGAACTAGTTAGAGATGTAAATACTAATGTGCTATCAGAGGTAACTACTCCTGAGATAGCAAATACACTCAAAGAGTATATGAAGACAGTTGTTGAAAACTATCATACTGCTCAGATTCCTGGTCTTGAGTCGGGAGGAAAAACTGGTACAGCTGAAACAGCATCGGGATTAACTCATGCATGGTATGTAGGTTTTGCACCGGTAGAAGATCCGAAATTTGCTGTTGCAGTAGTACTGGAAGAGGATGGTACATTAGGAGGAACAACAGCGGCGCCTATTGGGGCCAGCATGCTACAAAAAGCTTATGAAATAATTAAATAA
- a CDS encoding FHA domain-containing protein: MERFFKTLEGIFTIKVFGDFQLYELISTIFKYIFVFIIFYFIYNIIKMIYLDISSGENIGKESDTYLKLINRKEQLPFKVMEHYYLSNSVNIGREDSNDIVIKDRFISKRHAHIVKDEGIYFLEDLGSANGTFLNGQEIHDAIELKDKDIIDIGQVEFLFVDGGYYE; this comes from the coding sequence ATGGAGAGGTTTTTTAAGACTCTTGAAGGCATCTTTACTATTAAAGTATTCGGTGATTTTCAGCTTTATGAGTTGATATCTACTATATTTAAATATATATTTGTATTTATAATATTTTACTTTATTTATAATATTATAAAAATGATTTATTTAGATATTTCAAGCGGAGAAAACATTGGTAAAGAATCTGATACTTATTTAAAACTTATAAATAGGAAGGAACAACTGCCTTTCAAAGTTATGGAGCATTATTATCTATCGAATAGTGTGAATATCGGTAGAGAAGACTCCAATGACATAGTTATTAAAGATAGATTTATTTCCAAGAGGCATGCTCACATCGTGAAAGATGAGGGGATTTACTTCTTAGAAGATTTAGGGTCTGCAAATGGTACTTTTTTAAATGGACAAGAAATTCATGATGCTATTGAATTAAAAGATAAGGATATCATCGATATTGGACAAGTTGAATTCTTGTTTGTAGATGGTGGTTATTATGAGTAG
- a CDS encoding NAD(+)/NADH kinase, with translation MDKTISIFSNINTKSILIKDVLVSKLLNKGYSVIYNPSEDALLNICIGGDGSFLRAVHDSKFSQVPFVGINTGHLGFYQEILISEIDTFIDDFINDNYSISKLALLQGIGKPKTNEYDLYALNEFVIKSKNSSIVHLDVYIDDYHLERFAGDGLIISTPSGSTAYNFSVGGSVLYHELKGYQLAPIAPINSRAYRSLMNSIVMPDTSILKIVPDVDDLKNLQLITDGNVTDTGIAEEFEFKIAKRYINKLVFNPRWYWINIKDKFL, from the coding sequence ATGGATAAAACAATAAGTATTTTCTCTAATATCAATACCAAATCCATCTTAATAAAAGATGTTTTGGTAAGTAAGCTTTTAAATAAAGGGTATAGTGTAATCTATAACCCTTCCGAAGATGCATTATTAAACATTTGCATAGGTGGAGATGGATCTTTTTTAAGAGCGGTCCACGATTCAAAGTTTTCCCAAGTACCGTTTGTAGGGATAAACACGGGACATCTTGGTTTTTATCAGGAGATATTGATTTCTGAAATAGATACTTTTATAGACGATTTTATTAACGACAATTACAGCATATCAAAACTTGCTCTACTGCAAGGCATTGGAAAACCGAAAACAAATGAATATGATCTATATGCCTTAAATGAATTTGTTATAAAATCAAAAAATAGCAGTATAGTTCATTTAGATGTTTATATTGATGATTATCATTTGGAAAGATTTGCCGGAGACGGTCTTATCATTTCTACACCTTCGGGTAGTACTGCTTATAATTTTTCCGTTGGTGGCTCGGTTTTATACCATGAACTAAAAGGGTATCAATTAGCTCCAATTGCTCCTATTAATTCGAGAGCATACAGATCTCTTATGAACTCAATTGTAATGCCGGATACCAGCATCTTGAAAATTGTTCCCGATGTAGATGACTTAAAAAATCTCCAACTTATAACCGATGGAAATGTTACAGATACCGGAATAGCTGAAGAGTTTGAGTTTAAAATAGCGAAAAGATATATTAATAAATTGGTATTTAATCCAAGATGGTATTGGATTAATATTAAGGACAAATTCCTATAA